AGAAAACGTGCTCACTCCCAGCTGCCGCTCCGTGAAAACACGCCTGCTCTGCACGGAAGGCCGGGTTTCTGGAGTACTTTCCGTCAAACAActccagcgacgccggcgacgttTTACCATTTGGGTGGGGTCGCGCGGTAACAGAGGCTCCTATCATAAAAAAAGACATGCGCCTGTCCGCTTGAGCGGGTCTCGCCACAAAACACCAAGTAATCCACACAGGACTCGCGTACATGCCAACCCAAACTCCTTTGGAGCGGACTGCACGTCTATCGAGTGCAAAGAAACCCCGAGCATGTTGCATCCGCCCGCCTACCTACCGGCAACATTGCTGGCGCCACGTGATTTAGCTCTCACCCGGAATTCACGCAGAGAAACCCACACGCGAAGTTCTACACGCAACTACATCATTTCGGCAGACAAATGCTCTTTCCCCTGCGTCGGGAGCGGAGTGAAGGCCTTGTCAGTGCGCGTTCAgagtctgcagcgcccgccgcgcgcgcggtaTGCACTCTGCAAACGGTCTGCTGTTTGGAGACTGCTTTCTGTGATTGGCGGCACCACAGCGTATCGAATACCTGATCAGGCTCTAGTGAGGGCGGAACTGCCCAAGAAGAGGGTGTAAAGTCGTCCTTTGTTCACCAAGATTGGTGCGCAGGGGATGGGGTCGCGGGACTTCTGCAAGAGCTGCGTTTTCAACATGATGTGCACGGCCTCAACGGTGCTGCAGAGTCTCTCAGCGCACGGCCGTTCGGGTCACAACAGAATACGATACACACAGTGTCTTGCACGGCAACAAGCGTCCTTCTATTGTGAAAGGCTGCCTTGTTCGTTCAGCCAGATAGTCGCCTCCAAAGTGGATGCAGCTCCTTGGGAAACGCGACGGGGTACTGAATGCAAACTCCTGCCCATTTCTCCAGCTCCCTGCAACAAACGTCTCTACGAAGAAAACCAGAGTGCTTGCGCCACGTGTGTCGCATGGCATTTTGTCCGCAAGTCGCCCTACAGAGAGTGACTGCGATGTACGTAAATTTGCACACGGCTGCAGCCCCTTTTTTGCGGTGCGGCAAAGAGGACCAAACACGTCGTCGTGTTTCCCATTTTCGTGAAAGATATTCGAATGCGCTAGACGCAGTACAGATCGACACTACGTGGTTGGAAACTTTCAAACCCTCCGCACATCCGTGTGTGTCATATCGATAGGTACTTCCCAATATGCGTATAGAGATCTCCCTCTATGAATGATGTACACATGGGTCTGCCCACGGCCGTTCACTTCTGCCTACCCACTCTGCGCCTGCTCATACACAAGCACGCACTGATAACCTGGCCTCTCTTACTTTTTTCTACTTGTTCGCGCGCTACGCAGAGGGCTCTgtttcgcggccgcccccgAAGCCGCTTTGAATCTGCTAGAGactctgcggccgcagcccgcTGCTGCTCACGTGCGTCTGAGCTGGATACCCCGAGTTAAATGGACAGTGCAGGCAGTCGGTCCTTAACGTATAACCGTGGGCGAACCTCGGAAATAGCTGCCTTCACATGTGGCGGCACACAAGGTGTCTATCTGTACAAAACCTGCAGAACCGCCGAAGCTGGGACGTAGACGCTCGGCGCGGGGACCTAAACGTTTCATTTTCCGGGAGCGGCTGTAAGAAAAACCCGACAAATCACACTTTACCCCGCACACGACTTCTGGCGTACGCTTCTGGTGAATGGCGGAGCAGTACAACGTCCTCCTCTTGCCTTCACACCAGCTGCGGATCTGTCGCCCCTTCTTTAACGGGGAGTCCGAGGGTGACGCAAACTTGGACATCCTAGCCGTTCCGCTTGCCTCTGGTTGCCCGCGTTTACGCGCGTAAAACCAAAGGCCTGGCTCTCTGGGCGACACGCGTACTTGTGTGGTGCGGCGTGCGTTGTAAAACTGGCATGCGCTTGCTTAAAAGCAGACTTTTCCGCACGCGCTGGCGTTGGCGAGGTGTCAACGCCGACACACGGGTGCTCAACCTCTGGCACCTTGTCTTCCAGTCTCTTCGATCCCTGCGGTGGCTTCCAGCGTTCAAGCGTTTTTCTATGATGTGGCCAAGCCCAGAAAAACGATCTTGCGTGCCTTTCACTGCGTGCGTGCAGAGCAAAACTCCCTGAGAAGCGTCCGGTTTTCTTCACGCCTACGTGGGTGTGTCTGCGTActgccagccgcgcgccacCCGTGACCACTCCGCGCCTCCCCAGCGCGTTTTTCGTCCATTTTTTCGTGTTTCTTCGTGTGAAGACGAGTATAAAAGCTCTCATAAATCCCGCCCGTCCACTTAGGTACTGCCTTAACCGATTTCGTTCAATTTTGTCGCCCGTCTCTCAAGATGTCTAACACAAAgaagcgcgccggcgcgtcggaTCAGGGCGCTCCCTCTCCTGCTGCAAAGCTGCGAAAAACCGAGGAAAACAACGTGCACGTAAGAGAAGAAACGCATGGGAGTTCACCGCGAGAGGGATTATGGACACCATAGCCATCGACATCGATAAAAACACAAAGGCAGCTGCTGGTTACTGTCCGGTGAACGAAGGAATTCCGAAGCGGCCGCCTAGTGCAGCACACTagatttttttttctcgcggtTCGCTTCTGTACGCATTTTGCATCTGTATGTGCATCACGTATGTCGGTGAAACTATGCTAATCTGTGCAGCCGTGTAGATATAtacgcgcctgcctctctatGAATTTACATTCCTCTCTGCGCAATCGACATTCGTGGCGTGCCAGAGGTTGACTTCATCTCGGCACCCGAGGCGCTGCTAGGCCATTCGTCGCCTCCTTTCACGTCTCTTGTCGTGGCGCACCTCTCTAAAACAGCCTGGTTCCCCGCGCAGGCACTCTCGGTGAGGCGCTGAGCGACTCGAGCCTTTCTGCATGTAGCATCTTCCGCTTCCAATTCTGGCTTCGctcctccccgccgcccATGATGTTGTTTGTTTCATGCCTGCGTCCTTCTCGGTAGGAGAACtctctggaggcgctgcgcaaactctccgtcgtcgtcgccgacaCGGGAGACTTTGAGAGTCTGAAAAAGTACCTGCCGCAGGACGCGACGACCAAtccttcgctgcttctcaAGGCGGCATCGATGCCGCAGTACGCGCATCTGATGGACAAGGCGATcgaggacgcgaagaaagTCCACGCGAAATCCGAGGTAAACTCTGCCCGACTTGGTGTGTGTTGTGCTTTGATCTGCTCTGTGGCTTCTCTTGTTtccgttctcttcttccttgcCTCATCTTCCCCGCCAGCCTGGacgtcgctgcctgcgcttcGTGTTGTCCGTGTGCTCActgcgctcctcctccgtcgccccttttgtctctctcgcgttctTCTAGGCTCTTCTCGCACGTGCCTGTCTTGCACGCCCCGTGCTTGCCTTTCCtcctgtcttcttcctccttgattcccttcttctctctcgcgacgCGCATCGCCTCAAAAcgtgctgcgtcgcctgccgcggtgCCCGCTGCGAGCTGAGAGTCGTTTATTTCGGCTGCTCTCGGGCCTCTttgcgctgcttctgctcgGGCTGCAGTCTGCGGACGATGAAGCCTTGGTAGAGGAGGTCATTGATCAGCTGTTtgtcgccttcggcgtcgAAATTCTGAAAATCGTCCCTGGCGTCGTCAGCACCGAagtctccgctgcgctgTCCTTCGACGTTGACGGTGAGAGAATCTGGGCGACAAGAATCACGCCATGCGTCCGCGTACGCTGTGCCGTGTTCATCTGCTTTACGGACTGTGGGAGCACACGTCTGCCTATCTACCTGCCTATTCATATATCTATTTGTCTATCCTTTTCATTATCTATTTTGTGTTTGTCCAACTATATCTGGCTACATATACACGCCTGTATACAGGTGTACATGTGTGTGTCCGCGGGCACGTTGGAAACCAGTACGTATAAGGCAGGAGGGGCGTTGGCTTCACACCAttcccccttcccccccccccccccccaccccccccttCCCGTGAGATGTAAGAACGGCTCGGTAGAGTTCTGCGTATTCGGAGCTGCTTCCTCTGGAGTATGTGGAGGGCTGCCTTTTTGTGTTGACATATGCGTggaagcgccgcgacagagacTGGGCGATCGCATTTGCTTGAGTGCATTTCGTCGCGGCATCTGTGTAGTGGACGAAGATGTGTTGTACGTCGCGAATTCCTTTTGATTCGTTGAGAAGTGTGTGCGGATGGCGGTCTCTCAGCGTCggtggcgaaggcgcggaagtTGATTCAGATGTACGCAGAGCGCGGCatcgagaaggagcgcgtTCTGATCAAACTGGCGACGACTTGGGAAGGCTGCGAAGCCGCAAAGATCCTCGAAAAAGAAGGCATCCACTGCAACATGACGCTTCTCTTCAGCTTCGCACAGGTAAACCGCTCACGCATCGCACGACTCATACctaaacatatatatatctatatatatgtatatgagTAGCTTGGTTTTCGCCATGCATGTAAACGCGCGTTCAAatagagagcgagagagcgagacgcgcacacGGCGGTGCCGTGTGGGTGTGGGTGTgggtgcgtgtgtgtgacgGCGGTGCCgtgtgcgcgtctcgccctctcgcccgcggTGTGTGACGCGGATTGCCTCGTTGAAAAAGTTGAGTGTGGATTTCGTTTTgctgtttctgtctctctctggcaggctgtggcggccgcggaggcgcgcgcgacgctgaTTTCTCCCTTCGCGGGTCGCATCTTGGACTGGTACAAGAAGAATTATCCCGAGCGCCAGGCAGAGTTCGTCGGCGACAAAGACCCTGGCGTGCAGACCGTCAAGCGCATCTACAACTACTACAAGAAGCACAACTACCCCACGACCGTCATGGCTGCCTCCTTTCGAAACATCGGTGAGCGGTcgacgccgccctgcgcgccgcaggcagaggcgcacgAGATAGAGAGACCTGGGAGGCGGGGGACGCGTTctcgcctccccgccccgcgtgttttctctttccttTCACGTTTCTTCTGCGGAATTAGACTGATGCTGCACCTTCGtgtgtctcctttctccaggCGAGATCATCGCCCTCGCAGGCTGCGACAAAGTCAcggtcgcgccggcgctgctggaggagctcaagtcgcagacggcgccggtgccgcgagcgctgagcccagaggccgcaggccaTTCCGCCTTGGCTGACTCGCAGAAGAACTCTTTAAAGGTTGAGCGGgaagctgcgaaggcgcacaGCAAGAGCGAAGATGTGAACGGCGCGCAGAGTGCCTCCGGGGACGAAGAAAAACTGCATCTCGATGAAAAGGCTTTTAGGTGGCTGCTCAACGAAGACGCCATGGCGACTGAGAAGCTCGCCGAAGGCATCCGCAGCTTCAGTAAAGACCTCATCACGCTCAAGAACATGGTTCGCGAGAAGCTCGTAATGAAGGGCACTCGCGCGTAGACGCCGCACAGAGCGCGACACACTCGCACGCATACGCATTATGGAGAGGACGCCCTTCATGCGTGGCTCTCCACGCCTCAAAAAACTTTcgtatatacatgcatatatatatggatgtatTATATCTCGATACGGCGCACAGGCACGAGCATCGAATGGCAGCTCTGTCTAGGCATGTATCTGTATTCGTATGCACGTAGAAGGTTCCCGTAGTCTCACTTTACACGGGTTGGGtgcgctgaagaaggcgctCTGCGAATGGCGCGCGATCCGAcgaggggagggagggaggaaTCGACAGGCGCCCAGGCGCACGCGTCCAGAGGTTCATgggcctctcttctcgcgaCCAGCTGAGGGGCTTCCAGCCCCCGCAGATGCAGATCGATCTCCGAGGGAAATATTCGCTGGTTTTTCTTCTACACTGAACTACCATCTATGTGTGTGCTTTTAGGCGCCAGTCTTGGCGCGCCGCGATGCTATATGTAgagatatatacatgcacagCATATGCCTCTCTACGCGGAAGGAGTTTTTTGTGGGGGGTGTGCCGAGGGGtttgccgcgcgcgcgtttctcgagaggagaccgcgcggctttctctctccttcgctgcagaGCATCGGCGTGTTCCTTCGTGTGCACCTCCCACGT
The Besnoitia besnoiti strain Bb-Ger1 chromosome VIII, whole genome shotgun sequence genome window above contains:
- a CDS encoding transaldolase (encoded by transcript BESB_083320) produces the protein MSNTKKRAGASDQGAPSPAAKLRKTEENNVHENSLEALRKLSVVVADTGDFESLKKYLPQDATTNPSLLLKAASMPQYAHLMDKAIEDAKKVHAKSEVNSARLEEVIDQLFVAFGVEILKIVPGVVSTEVSAALSFDVDASVAKARKLIQMYAERGIEKERVLIKLATTWEGCEAAKILEKEGIHCNMTLLFSFAQAVAAAEARATLISPFAGRILDWYKKNYPERQAEFVGDKDPGVQTVKRIYNYYKKHNYPTTVMAASFRNIGEIIALAGCDKVTVAPALLEELKSQTAPVPRALSPEAAGHSALADSQKNSLKVEREAAKAHSKSEDVNGAQSASGDEEKLHLDEKAFRWLLNEDAMATEKLAEGIRSFSKDLITLKNMVREKLVMKGTRA